From the genome of Chionomys nivalis chromosome 9, mChiNiv1.1, whole genome shotgun sequence:
aaaataaaaggataaaagaCAGCTTCTAGgcccacaaaaaataaaaatcaagaacagTATCTTGGTAACCACagttttttccagacaggctgCCTTTGTTAGCAGTCAGCAGAGGTTCAGCTCCTTCAAGTAAAAACTTCCCGACTCAGCATTAGCAAGACACATTAGTATTAGCAGATGTGGCAGAGAACGAGACCAGCACGCAGACGCTGTGGACGTgggatggtccaagcatgaaacagtgaagcccacactgagagcagatcgccccactacaatttaATCAAGTAGATTTTTGGGGGGCCtagcctgcagagtggtaggccttttattggcgaggtcccctggtgaatggggagcctggtcctgtccctgaagaccctcctgagtggggagagtgttcttggcccacagcgggacccaggaaatggagcagaggCATTTCCTGACCCCCTTGACTCCCCAGTCAGTCTGCGAGGGCTGCTTCCCTTTGCTGGGGCTgatcctcctctgctgcgacctctctctccctggcccataccagcttgtgcccaggggcctccttccttctccctcccttccacaggGCCGCGgcatcacccagtttagcctgtttgggtgctgggtcgGAAGcttggggcagagggcagtgggagtttcttggttttggtgactggcctgcagagtggtaggccttttgttagcaaggtccctggcaaacggggagcctggtactgttcctgaagacccttctgagtggtgagagggatcttggcccatggtgggagccaggaaacagagcgagggcattttgtaagtggggcccctggccagcagggaaacctgatcctgttttaagaGACCCAATAGATAatatcgataggaggagatgggcaggagccaaggcaagaattcacccaacaatatgaaaaacaacatgaaaacaccagaacccaatgatcttacaacagaaggacttgaacacactaacaaagaaagtggaaaaaattgactttatgaaaccaATAGAGTCagttaaacaacatgtaaaatatgcccttatagaaatggatgagaaatataactaaaagtttgaagaaatgagtaaatacgtaaatgataccctgggaaaccaagaaaaaatgatcaaacaggtaatggaaacagttcaagatttgaaaactgaaatggaagcaaggaagaaaacacaaactgaggaccagcttgatatggaaaatctaggacaacgagcagagactacataaacaagcataatcaatagaatacaagagatagaagaaagaatctcagattttgaggacaccatagagaaaataaacgcactgatcaaagaaaacagcaaagccaacatattctcatcacaaaacattcaagaaatatgggacacaataaaaagaccaaacctaagaataatagggatagaagaaagggaagaaaatttatttaacaaaattatagaagaaaactttcccaacataaagaaagatattcctttgaatattcaagaagcatagagaacaccaaatagactggatcaaaaaaaaaattccttcgccatataataatcaaaacacaaaacatacagattaaagaaagaatattaagagctgcaaaggaaaggggcaagtaacttataaaggtaaatttatgagacttacacctgacttctctatggaaaccatgaaagtcagaaggtcctggatagaggtactgcagaaactaagagaccacgaatgcaagcccaaactactatatccagccaagctattgttcactatgaatggagaaaacaagacattccagaataagaacaaatttaaataatacatagcctcaaatccagccctacagatagaaagtaatagaaggaaaatcacaacccaagaaagctaacattgccaacactgcctacaataactcagacaactagcgacccttcatcagcacaactcaaagaagggaaacacacaaactctactaccaaaaacagtaagaataaccggagtaaacaaccactggtcattaatatcacttaatattaatggtctcaattcacctataaaaaggcacaggctaagagattggatacgaaaacaggatccaacattctgctgtttacaagaaacacatctcaaacacaaagacaggcatctactcagagtaaagggttgggaaaaggtttttcaagcaaatggtcctaagaaaaaagcaggagtggccatactaatttctaacaaaactgacttcaaactaaaatcaatcagaagagatcgagatggacactttatactcataacaggaacaattcatcaggttgaagtctcaatcctgaatatctatgcccctaatataaaagcacccacttatgtaaaaaaaatattactaaaactcaaggcagacatcaaaccacacacaatagtagtaggagactttaacacacctctctcaccaatggacaggtcaattagatagaaacctaatagagacttaagagaattattggaggtaatgaatcaaatggacttaacagacatctatagaacactccacccaaataggaaagaatataccttcttctctgcagctcatggaaccttctcgaaaattgaccacatacttggtaacaaaggaaacctacacagatacaaaaaaatatcagtgtccacctgtgtcttatcagatcaccacggattaaaattAGAACGCaataacaatgctacccccagaaagccgacaaagtcatggaaactgaacagtcaactgctgaaccacacctgggtcaaggaagaaattaagagagaaattaaagtttCCCTTGAATTTAacgaaaataaagagacaacatactctaactcatgggacatgatgaaagcagtgctaagaggaaagttcatagcactaagtacccacttaaagaaaatggagaaaacatacATTggcgacttaacagcacacctgaaagctctagaaaaaaaagaagcagacacgcccaggaggagtagaagactggaaataatcaaactgaggttggaaatcaacaaaatagtgTTGCGAGCGCCTCGACCAGGAAGGAAGATGCCACACCAgactcttctttcagcagtttattcaggaaccttgaacaatctTCGAATACTGGGGAAAGCCAACTCACAGCTAAAGTAGCCCCTGGTTAGCCAGCCAAAGCAAGCTACGTGGGAAAAGCAGATAGGTCTAGGTACACGaaagcaagccacattctcaTTATAGTCCATATATGGGATGGTATCTGACTGCGACCACCttctcagtcttagccatatatgggaatagtacgtgacttagagcacattctcaagagggGGTGATGGGCAGAAACCAGCGCCACCCTCATGGCACTTCACAATGCAGCtctctacaaaatagaaacacagaaaacagtctaaagaatcaatgaaaaaaacttggttcttggagaaaatcaacaagatcgacaaacccctaacCAAACTAATtaagtgacagagagagaacacgcaaattaataatatcagaaatgaaaagggagacataaccacagacacagaggaaattcagagaatctttcgatcttactacaaaagcctgtatgccacaaaactggaaaatgcaaaagaaatggacatttttttagataagtagcatataccaaaattaaaccaaaaccaggtgaacaatctaaatagacctgttagtcacgaagaattagaaactgttatcaaaaatctcccttccaaaaaagcccaggaccagatggtttcaatgcagaattctaccagaacttccaagaagagctaatacctatactccttaatgtatttcacaatatagaaacagaagagtcattgccaaattccttttatgaagctacagttaccctgacaccaaaaccacacaaagacccaaccaagaaagagaattacaggcctatccactcatgaacatcgatgcaaaaattctcaataaaatactggcaaactgaatccaagaacacattagaaaaattatccattatgatcaagtaggcttcatcccagcatgcagggctggttcaacatatgcaaatctataaatgtaatccaccatataaataatctgaaagaaaaacaccatatgatcatttcattagatgctgaaaaagcatttgacaaaattcaacaccccatatgataaaggtcttggagagattagggatacaagggtaatacctaaatataataaaagctgtttACAGCAAGCCGAgaactaacattaaattaaacagagaagaactcaaagccatcccactaaaatcaggaaaacgaCAAggatgcccactctctccatacctcttcaatatagtgcttgaagttctagcaataggaaTAAGACAagataaggggatcaaggggattcatattggaaaggaagaagttaagctttcctTATTCGCagatgatagtgtacataagtgtacataagtgaccccaaaaactctaccaaagaactcctatagctgataaacatatggcaggatacatgatcatctccaaaaaatcagttgccttcctatacactaaggataaggaagcagagagggaaatcagagaagcatcacctttcatgatagccacaaataacataaaatatcttggggtaactctaaccaaggaagtgaaaaatctatttgacaagaactttaagtctttgaagaaagaaattgagaggatatcagaaaatggaaggatctcccttgctcttggattgggaggatcaacatagtaaaaatggcaattctaccaagggcaatttatagattcaatgtaatccccactaaaatcccatcaaaattcttcacagatcttgagaggacattaatcaactttatatgaaagacaaaaacccaggatagccaaaacaatcttatacaataaaagaatttctggaggtattaccatccctgacttcaaactctattacagagcttcagtattgaaaacagcttggtattgtcataaaaacagagaagtagatcaatggaatcgaatagaagaccctgattttaacccacaaacctatgaacacctgatctttgataaagaagctaaaagtattcaatagaagaaagaaagcatcttcaacaaatggtgctggcagaactggttgtcaacctgtagaagaatgaaaatagatccatatcgatcgccatgcacaaaactcaagtccaaattgattaaagacttcaatatcagtgtcaacacactgaacctgatagaagaaaaagtgggaagtactctacaacatacgggcacaggagatcacttcctacgtatatccccagcagcacagacattaaggacaacattgaataaatgggatatcctgaaacggagaagcttctgtaaagcaaaggacactgtcactaagacaaaaaggcaacccactgactgggagaagatcttcaccaaccctgcaacagacaaaggtctgatctccaaaatatataaagaactcaagaaactagactttaaaatgctaattaatccaataaaaaaatggggcactgaactgaacagagaattctcaacagaagaaattcaaatggccaaaagacacttaaggtcatgctcaacctccttagcgataagggaaatgcaaattaaaacaactttgagataccatcttacacctgtcagaatggctaaaataaaaaaacaccaatgatagcctttgttggatgatggaggaaggccattggttaaataataaagaagctgcttctccctcataggttagaacataggtgggtggagtaaacagaacagaatgctcggaggaagaggaagtgagctcagacaccatgctcccctctcccgggcagatgcagggcagctcctctcagaggcagacacgatgcagccagccgccaggtcagacatgctgaatctttcccggtaagactagtgctacacagattatcagagatgggttgatcgggatatgagaattagccagtgagggctagagctaatgggccaagcagtttaaaagaatacagtttccgtgtaattatttctggtgtaaagctagctctGCGGGAGCCGGGCaagacgaaaagcaggcccacagctcctactacagaatggcgcctgAAAGACCCCCGCCCAGCTTAGCACCAgtaacgccattttgcaaggcttgtaCTACATGTTCAGGGTTCAACTGAGGACAGCATGAGAGGCTGCCAACAAAAATAAGTGCAGGGACAGCCAAAACaagatatctgtggtcagacatctgGTCTGAGGGAGGAACGGAAAGCACCGAGAAAAACAACCATGTACCCTAGATAGAGCCAAGTCAGTCCATATCTGATTTTTGGGGATTTGACTTAGCCTTGGACTTGGCCACATTCAAACTGGCCAATGGGAACCCTGTAACTACACTTCTCGCTTCTGTGCCTGCGCTTTTGCTCCTCAACCCCTATAAAAATCCCCCTACCCCAGCCGGAGGGTGCGCAAGTCCTtcaaaagactttgccgccccaGGTACCTGTGcatctgaataaacctcttgctgtttgcatctgCACAAGTGGTCTCGACAGATCCTTGGGTAGAGGGTCTCTCCAGAAtaaagacatccttcgggggaGGGGGTCTTTCATGTGGGGGCTCGTCCTGGATTAGAGACCCCcacccagggaccaccgacccaccttcgggaggtaagctggccagccctctttgtgtttttgtgttcttGTCCGTTTGAATTGTTGCGCTGCGAATCTGTATTCTGTACAATTCAGCTGAGTCGGTCTGTATCTGGCGGGTCTCagaaggagctgacgagctcaGACTTCTCccccgcagccctggaagacgttccacgGGTGTCTGGAGCCCGATTTTTCGGGTCTCATCTGTTTGATCCCACAACCAGAGTCGGACTTTTTGGGGCTCCACCCGTGTCCGAGGGGTATGTGGTTTTTCTGGGGGACGAGGAATCCGGACCCTCCTCACGGTCTCCGTCTGAATGTTTGCTTTCGGTTTTGCACTGAAGCCGCGCAGTGCGTCTGATTGTTGGATTGTTCAGTGTCTTGTTTAttttggtggtttgtttgttgctttattGGGAAAAAGAAATTAACGTGGGACAGTCCTTAACCACCCCTTTGAGCCTTACTCTAGATCATTGGTTGGACGTCGCCGACCGAGCTAACAACCAGTCAGTGGAAGTCAAAAGAAAACGTGGCGGACCTTTTGTTCCTCAGAATGGCCCACACTCGATGTGGGCTGGCCACAGGATGGCACctttgataaaaatattattttgcagGTCAAAGAACGGGTCTTCGATAAGGGACCCCATGGACACCCTGACCAGGTCGCTTACATCGTCACCTGGGAGAGTTTGGCCTATGATCCACCCCCCTGGGTGGCCCCCTTTATTTCTCCAGAGAAGCCACAACCCTCCCTGAGCCTTGTTCCTTTGGCCCCAAATCTCCCATTACCTTCCCTTCCCAAGCCTCTTACTCCTACCGTCTCCTCTCTTTATCCTGCATTGACGAAGAAGGAGAATCCTAAAGAAACCCCCAAGTCACCTATCCTCCCCCCTGACCCAAACTCCCCTCTTGTTGACCTCTTGTCAGAGGATCCTCCTCCCTATAACCCCCTGAGGAACCCGGAGATCATGAAGCTCACCCTGCGGTGGCCCTGCCGCAGGACTCTTCGCCTGTTGACTCGCCCGTCGCGAGCAGGCTCCGAGGAAGGCGGGAACCATCTCCCCCAGACTTGACCTCTCAGGCATTTCCCTTGCGACAGGGGAATAATGGTCAGCTCCAATACTGGCCCTTCTCTGCATCTGATCTTTACAATTGGAAACAGCATAATCCTCCCTTTTCCAAGAATCTTGTAGCATTAACTAATCTGATAGAGTCTATTTTAGTCACCCATCAACCCACTTGGGATGACTGTCAGCAGCTTTTGCAGACTCTCCTTACTTCTGAGGAGAGACATAGGGTTTTCATGGAAGCGCGGAAGCAGGTTCCGGGAGACGATGGGAGGCCAACCCAGCTGCCCAACGAGATCGAGGCTGCCTTCCCACTCACCAGGCCTGCACCAGGCCTGATTGGGATTTTGCTACAGTAGCAGGTAGGACACACCTACGCCTTTACTGCCAGTTGCTTATAGTGGGTCTCCGAGGGGTGGGTCGCCGCCCCACCAATTTGGCCCAGGTAAAGCAGATAACTCAAGGGGCAGAGGAGTCTCTCGCAGCTTTTTAAGAAAGACTTAAGGAAGCATACTGCATGTATACGCCTTATGACCCTGAGGATCCAGGGCAGGCTACTGGTGtatcaatgtcatttatttggcAGTCAGCAGCTGATATTAGAAATAAGTTACAGAGATTAGAGAATTTGCAAGGATACACTACAGAAGATTTGCTTAAGGAAGCTGAAAAGATCTTTAACAAAAGGGAGACtccagaggagagggaggacCGTATTcgtagagagagagaagagagagaggataggctgaggaaagaagcagaggaaaaggagaattgctagagacagaaaaaggaacaagGAACTGAGCCGTCTGTTGGCCGCCGCAGTTCAGAGTCAGGATAGCCGCAAGGGAGATAGGATGGGAGAACAAAGAGGCCCTAGACTGGATCATGATCAATGTGCCTACTGCAAGGAAAAAGGACATTGGGCGAGAGATTGCCCCCAAGAAGCCTCGCAAACCTAGAGGCCCTAAACCACAGGTCTCACTCCTTTCCCTAGATGATGACTAGGGAAGTCAGGGccaggagccccccccccccgagcccCAGGTAACACTCAATGTTGGGGGGCAACCAGTCACCTTCCTAGTCGATACCGGAGCCCAGCATTCAGTCCTCACCCAGTCTGCAGGACCACTCAGCGAGCGAACTGCCTGGGTGCAAGGTGCCACAGGTGGAAAACGATATCGTTGGACCACCGAATGGAAGGTACAGCTGGCGACTGGTAAAGTAACCCATTCCTTCCTACATGTCCCCGACTGCCCATATCCATTATTAGGGCAAGATTTACTCACTAAATTAAAGGCCCAAATTCATTTTGAAGGGGAGAGAATTCAAGTAGCAGGCCCAAATGGGGGCCCCCTACAGGTGTTGACCTTGCAATTGGAAGAAGAATATCGACTGTATGAACACGACCCTGAGACTCAGGGGCCCAAGGACTTGGACACTTGGCTTACGGAGTACCCCCTGGCATGGGCAGAGATGGGAGGTATGGGGCTAGCCTTACAGCAGCCTCCATTGATCATAGATCTGAAGGCCACGGCAACCCCAGTCTCAATTAAACAATACCCCATGTCAAATGAAGCCTACCAAGGGATAAGGCCCCATATAAAGAGACTGTTAGACCAAGGTATCCTGACTCCCTGTTGGTCTCCATGGAACACCCCCCTTCTCCCAGTAAAAAAACCAGGGACAGGGGACTATAGACCGGTACAGGATCTCAGGGAAGTCAATAAAAGGGTTGACGACATACATCCAACTGTCCCCAATCCATATAATTTACTGAGCACCTTGCCACCATCTCATATCTGGTATACAGTGCTGAATTTGAAGGACGCCTTCTTCTGtctcaggttgaaccccaagaGCCAACCCCTTTTTGCTTTTGAATGGAAGGACCCTGAACTGGGGATTTCAGGCCAACTAACTTGGACCAGACTCCCACAGGGCTTCAAGAATAGTCCCACCCTCTTCGATGAGGCCTTGCATTGAGACCTCGCGGACTTCAGAGTTCAACACCCGTCACTAATCTTGCTCCAGTACGTGGATGACCTTCGACTGGCAGCCTCCACAGAACATGACTGCCGGCAAGGTACGGGGGCCCTATTACAGACTCTGGGATGGCTGGGCTATCGAGCATCTGCCAAAAAGGCCCAGATATACCAGACTGAAGTGACTTACTTGGGATATAAACTGAAGGGGGCGCAGCGCTGGCTTACAGCCGCATGCAAAAAGACTGTGGCTAATATACCCCCACCCCGAAGCCATCGCCAGCTGTGGGAATTTCTGGGGACTGCTGGGTTCTGCCGCCTATGGATACCAAGCTTTGCGGAAATGGCGGCCCCCCTATACCCCCTCACCAAACAGGGGGTCCCCTTCATATGGACAGATGAGCAGCAACAGGCCTTTGAGAACATTAAACGAGCCTTCCTATCCTCTCCAGCTCTAAGCCTGCCTGACATCACAAAGCCATTCGAACTGTTCATTGATGAAAAACAAGGCTATGCTAAAGGGGTCTTGACCCAGAGACTTGGGCCATGGAAGCGTCCTGTTGCCTACTTGTCCAAGAAATTGGACCCAGTGGCTTCAGGCTGGCCCCCTTGCTTGAGGATGGTGGCTGCCATAGCCGTTCTCATAAAGGACGCTGGCAAGCTAACTTTGGGACAGCCTCTGACTATCCTGGCGCCCCATGCTGTTGAGGCGCTGGTCAGGCAGCCCCCTGACCAATGGCTCTCCAATGCCCGTATGACGCACTACCAATCCTTGCTGTTGGACGCGGACCGAGTCCAATTCAGACCTGTGGTTGCCCTCAATCCGGCTACCCTGCTACCTCTGCCAGAGGGGCCCGATCAGCACGACTGCCTTCAGATCCTTGCGGAAAGGCATGGAACTCGAGAAGACTTGACTGATCAGCCCCTCCCAGATGCAGACCACACCTGGTACACTGATGGAAGCAGTTACCTACTGAATGGTGAGCGCAAGGCAGGAGCCGCGGTTACCACGGAAACTCAGGTAATCTGGGCCAGTGCATTACCCAGTGGCACCTCGGCTCAGCGAGCTGAACTTATTGCTCTGACCCAGGCTCTCAAGCTGGCAAAAGGTAAGAAGCTAAATGTTTATACTGACAGTCGGTACGCATTTGCCACTGCACATATACATGGAGAGATTTATCGGAGGTGAGGGCTCCTaacctcagaaggaaaggaaatcaaaAACAGAGCAGAAATCCTTGCTCTATTAAAGGCCTTATTCCTCCCCAAAAGACTGAGTATTATGCATTGCCCTGGCCACCAAAAAGGAGATCACGCCGAGGCCAGAGGAAATCGGCGGGCGGATAAAGCGGCCCGAGAGGCTGCTTTGGGACCACAGATCCTCCCCATAGTATCTGAGCTCGTCCAATCCACTGCAGATTGGACCTATGATAAAGAGGATAtaaatttactacaaaaattaGGGGCGGAATATAACCCTACAAGCGGACAATGggtttacaaaggaaaaatagcCGTGCCCATAAAAATAACCCATGAACTCATAGACTATTTACATAAATTGACCCACTTGGGTACGAAGAAAATGAAGATTCTTTTAGACAGAATGGAAACTGGACAATACCTACTGAACCGAGATGGGGCACTCCAACGGGCAACAGATAACTGCAGGGCCTGTGCTCAAATTAATGCAGGCCACTCAAAAGCTCTCCAAAGGGTGCGTCTCCGAGGACATTGACCAGGTGTCCATTGGGAAATAGACTTTACTGAAGTAAAACCTGGTCTATATGGATATAGGTACTTACTGGTGTTTATAGACACCTTTTCAGGAGGGGTAGAGGCCAACCCCACCAGACATGAGACTGCCAAGATGGTTGCCAAGAAGCTACTAGAAGAAATTTTTCCCCGATTCGGAATGCCAAAGGTATTGGGTTCTGATAATGGGCCGGCCTTtgtctcccaggtaagtcagttgGTGGTCAAGCTGTTGGGGATTGATTGGAAACTGCATTGTGCATATAGACCccagagttcaggacaggtagaacgTATGAACAGAACTATTAAGAAGACTTTATCTaaattaacgcttgcaactggcTCAAAAGATTGGGTGTTACTCCTGCCCCTGGCCCTATATCAGGCCAGGAATACTCCTGGGCCACATGGCCTTACCCCTTTTGAGATACTATATGGGGCACCACCCCCAGCCATACATTTTTTTGATACGAACATTACAGACTATGCTAACTCCCCTTCCTTACAAGCTCATTTGCAGGCCCTACAGCTGGTGCAACAGGAGGTCTGGAAGCCCCTGGCAGCGGCATACCAGGATAACCTTAACCAGCCGGTGGTGCCTCACCAGTATCAGATCGGGGACACTGTTTGGGTCCGCAGACATCAAACTAAGAACCTGGAACTGCGCTGGAAAGGACCGTACACTGTTCTCCTGACTACCTCAACGGCACTGAAGGTGGACGGGATTGCTGCCTGGATCCATGCTTCACACGTGAAAGCAGCTAACCCAGAACAACAGACGGACAGcgagaagaaaggatggaaggtCCAGCGCACTCAAAACCAGCTAAAGCTAAGACTCATCCGTG
Proteins encoded in this window:
- the LOC130881035 gene encoding LOW QUALITY PROTEIN: uncharacterized protein LOC130881035 (The sequence of the model RefSeq protein was modified relative to this genomic sequence to represent the inferred CDS: inserted 1 base in 1 codon; deleted 3 bases in 2 codons; substituted 5 bases at 5 genomic stop codons), which gives rise to MAPERPPPSLAPLSRSVSGGSQKELTSSDFSPAALEDVPRVSGARFFGSHLFDPTTRVGLFGAPPVSEGRAVRLIVGLFSVLFILVVCLLLYWEKEINVGQSLTTPLSLTLDHWLDVADRANNQSVEVKRXTWRTFCSSEWPTLDVGWPQDGTFDKNIILQVKERVFDKGPHGHPDQVAYIVTWESLAYDPPPWVAPFISPEKPQPSLSLVPLAPNLPLPSLPKPLTPTVSSLYPALTKKENPKETPKSPILPPDPNSPLVDLLSEDPPPYNPLRNPEIMKLTLRWPCRRTLRLLTRPSRGNNGQLQYWPFSASDLYNWKQHNPPFSKNLVALTNLIESILVTHQPTWDDCQQLLQTLLTSEERHRVFMEARKQVPGDDGRPTQLPNEIEAAFPLTRPARPDWDFATVAGRTHLRLYCQLLIVGLRGVGRRPTNLAQVKQITQGAEESLAAFXERLKEAYCMYTPYDPEDPGQATGVSMSFIWQSAADIRNKLQRLENLQGYTTEDLLKEAEKIFNKRETPEEREDRIRREREEREDRRDRKRNKELSRLLAAAVQSQDSRKGDRMGEQRGPRLDHDQCAYCKEKGHWARDCPQEASQPRGPKPQVSLLSLDDDXGSQGQEPPPPEPQVTLNVGGQPVTFLVDTGAQHSVLTQSAGPLSERTAWVQGATGGKRYRWTTEWKVQLATGKVTHSFLHVPDCPYPLLGQDLLTKLKAQIHFEGERIQVAGPNGGPLQVLTLQLEEEYRLYEHDPETQGPKDLDTWLTEYPLAWAEMGGMGLALQQPPLIIDLKATATPVSIKQYPMSNEAYQGIRPHIKRLLDQGILTPCWSPWNTPLLPVKKPGTGDYRPVQDLREVNKRVDDIHPTVPNPYNLLSTLPPSHIWYTVLNLKDAFFCLRLNPKSQPLFAFEWKDPELGISGQLTWTRLPQGFKNSPTLFDEALHXDLADFRVQHPSLILLQYVDDLRLAASTEHDCRQGTGALLQTLGWLGYRASAKKAQIYQTEVTYLGYKLKGAQRWLTAACKKTVANIPPPRSHRQLWEFLGTAGFCRLWIPSFAEMAAPLYPLTKQGVPFIWTDEQQQAFENIKRAFLSSPALSLPDITKPFELFIDEKQGYAKGVLTQRLGPWKRPVAYLSKKLDPVASGWPPCLRMVAAIAVLIKDAGKLTLGQPLTILAPHAVEALVRQPPDQWLSNARMTHYQSLLLDADRVQFRPVVALNPATLLPLPEGPDQHDCLQILAERHGTREDLTDQPLPDADHTWYTDGSSYLLNGERKAGAAVTTETQVIWASALPSGTSAQRAELIALTQALKLAKGKKLNVYTDSRYAFATAHIHGEIYRRXGLLTSEGKEIKNRAEILALLKALFLPKRLSIMHCPGHQKGDHAEARGNRRADKAAREAALGPQILPIVSELVQSTADWTYDKEDINLLQKLGAEYNPTSGQWVYKGKIAVPIKITHELIDYLHKLTHLGTKKMKILLDRMETGQYLLNRDGALQRATDNCRACAQINAGHSKALQRVRLRGHXPGVHWEIDFTEVKPGLYGYRYLLVFIDTFSGGVEANPTRHETAKMVAKKLLEEIFPRFGMPKVLGSDNGPAFVSQVSQLVVKLLGIDWKLHCAYRPQSSGQVERMNRTIKKTLSKLTLATGSKDWVLLLPLALYQARNTPGPHGLTPFEILYGAPPPAIHFFDTNITDYANSPSLQAHLQALQLVQQEVWKPLAAAYQDNLNQPVVPHQYQIGDTVWVRRHQTKNLELRWKGPYTVLLTTSTALKVDGIAAWIHASHVKAANPEQQTDSEKKGWKVQRTQNQLKLRLIRGAP